In Pedobacter sp. WC2423, the following are encoded in one genomic region:
- a CDS encoding carboxy terminal-processing peptidase, with translation MDFKLFKEMLKRILLVTFTAAVLACSAAPKPQQLVEGIPNIKPDEQQSLVCKEIVALIENYNYKKLTVNDSISSLVLDKYIKALDPYRSYFLASDIKDFEQFRTTLDDAFRAGDLSAPFYIFNVYSKRYNETLNYAMAHIKDKYDFNQNDTYVFDREKMPWVTSTAALNDIWKKRVKYELINLKIAGTAEAKNVETLTKRYQNLKSQSSKLNNQDVFQMIMDAFTETIDPHTNYFNPAKAVQFNEDMARSFEGIGARLQLENDILKISEVIPGGPAFKSKLLNSGDRIVAVGQATGEFEDIIGWRIDNSVAKIKGPKGTKVRLKIIPVGQDMSSKPVIVELTREKIVMEDQSAKKEVKTIESNGKSYKIGIISVPAFYADFKAANAGDPNYKSTTRDVKLLIDTLKNKDKVDAIVMDLRANGGGSLLEAIDLTGLFIDKGPVVQVKDLKGNVEVSNDEHPGVAWSGPFGVMVDRLSASASEIFAGAIQDYGRGIIIGTQTYGKGTVQSSIDLNKLVNPSILQRLASLVQKGAPGSGLTIKGGKDTPQLGQINLTMAKFYRVNGSSTQHKGVMPDITLPSFYPMDKIGEDTETSALPWDEVQKSNFIAVANLATVKPELIKLHEARMEKSLDYKVLIQGIADMKKRDQETSVTLNEGKLKAERDSLEAKSLEKTNKLRASRGLPPVKKGDKIKKNEDFDFFQDESLRVMGDFIQLKP, from the coding sequence ATGGATTTTAAATTATTTAAAGAGATGTTAAAAAGAATATTACTGGTAACCTTCACCGCCGCTGTACTTGCCTGCTCGGCCGCTCCGAAACCACAACAGTTGGTTGAAGGTATCCCTAATATTAAGCCTGATGAGCAGCAGAGTTTGGTATGCAAGGAAATCGTGGCACTTATAGAGAACTATAACTATAAGAAACTAACAGTAAACGATTCTATTTCCTCTCTTGTGCTTGATAAATATATCAAGGCACTGGATCCATACAGAAGTTATTTTCTGGCTTCAGACATTAAAGATTTTGAGCAATTCCGTACTACATTGGACGACGCTTTCAGAGCAGGGGACCTGAGTGCTCCATTCTATATTTTCAACGTTTATTCTAAAAGATATAATGAGACGCTGAATTATGCAATGGCACATATCAAAGACAAATATGATTTCAACCAGAATGATACTTATGTATTTGACAGAGAGAAAATGCCATGGGTAACTTCTACAGCGGCCTTAAATGATATCTGGAAAAAGAGAGTTAAATATGAACTGATTAATTTAAAGATTGCAGGTACTGCTGAAGCTAAAAATGTAGAAACACTGACCAAAAGATATCAGAATCTGAAATCACAGTCCTCTAAATTGAATAATCAGGATGTATTTCAGATGATCATGGATGCTTTTACAGAAACCATTGATCCGCACACTAATTATTTTAATCCGGCTAAAGCTGTTCAGTTTAATGAAGATATGGCACGTTCTTTTGAAGGAATCGGTGCACGTCTGCAATTGGAAAATGATATACTGAAAATTTCTGAGGTCATTCCTGGCGGCCCGGCTTTTAAAAGTAAACTACTAAACTCTGGTGACAGAATTGTTGCCGTAGGACAGGCGACAGGAGAATTCGAAGATATTATCGGATGGAGAATTGATAACTCTGTCGCCAAAATAAAAGGACCTAAAGGCACTAAAGTAAGGTTGAAAATTATTCCTGTAGGTCAGGATATGTCTTCTAAACCAGTAATCGTGGAACTGACCAGAGAGAAAATCGTGATGGAAGATCAGTCTGCTAAAAAAGAAGTCAAAACTATTGAGTCCAATGGTAAATCTTACAAAATAGGGATTATCAGTGTTCCGGCATTCTATGCAGATTTTAAAGCAGCTAATGCAGGTGATCCGAATTATAAAAGTACAACACGTGACGTAAAACTATTAATTGATACCCTGAAAAATAAGGATAAAGTTGATGCGATTGTGATGGATCTTCGTGCAAATGGAGGCGGATCATTATTAGAAGCAATTGATTTAACCGGATTATTTATAGATAAAGGCCCTGTAGTTCAGGTGAAAGATTTAAAAGGAAATGTAGAGGTTAGCAATGACGAACATCCGGGGGTTGCCTGGTCTGGTCCTTTTGGAGTGATGGTAGATCGTTTGAGTGCTTCGGCATCAGAGATCTTTGCAGGAGCGATTCAGGACTACGGAAGAGGAATTATTATTGGTACACAAACCTATGGTAAAGGTACTGTTCAATCTTCTATTGACTTAAACAAACTGGTTAATCCTTCTATTCTGCAACGCCTGGCAAGTTTAGTACAGAAAGGTGCTCCAGGTTCTGGTTTAACTATCAAAGGAGGAAAAGATACTCCTCAGCTTGGACAGATTAATCTGACTATGGCTAAATTCTATCGTGTAAACGGTAGCAGTACACAGCATAAAGGAGTAATGCCTGATATTACACTGCCATCTTTCTATCCAATGGATAAAATAGGAGAAGACACTGAAACATCGGCATTGCCATGGGATGAGGTTCAAAAATCTAACTTTATAGCAGTTGCTAACTTAGCCACTGTGAAACCAGAACTGATTAAACTGCATGAGGCAAGAATGGAAAAATCGCTGGATTATAAGGTGCTGATTCAGGGAATTGCTGATATGAAGAAACGTGATCAGGAAACCTCTGTTACTTTAAATGAAGGTAAACTGAAAGCAGAAAGAGATAGCCTGGAAGCTAAATCGCTGGAAAAAACCAATAAACTGAGAGCTTCAAGAGGTCTGCCACCAGTTAAAAAAGGAGACAAGATCAAGAAGAATGAAGATTTTGACTTTTTCCAGGATGAAAGTCTGAGAGTGATGGGAGATTTTATTCAGCTTAAGCCATAA
- a CDS encoding helix-turn-helix domain-containing protein produces MSEHYRSAKSLGEEYGITYSLFEDWFRIYEHLGAPGLLPRKGKRVFSPSFKLAVLKSIREEKLSLRAAVLRFGLSSDAGIIEWQKRFEKFGSSGLEPRPKGRLPMAYKENPANKRKPRKSDRPLTREEELLRENEYLRAENALLKKLQALVQAENKRKP; encoded by the coding sequence ATGTCGGAACATTATCGTTCTGCAAAATCTCTGGGTGAGGAATACGGGATTACTTATTCTCTTTTCGAAGATTGGTTTAGGATATACGAGCATCTGGGAGCTCCTGGATTACTTCCCAGAAAGGGGAAAAGAGTTTTTAGTCCATCCTTTAAGCTAGCAGTCCTGAAGTCAATTCGTGAAGAAAAGTTATCTTTGAGAGCGGCGGTGCTACGTTTTGGGCTTTCAAGTGATGCGGGAATTATCGAATGGCAGAAACGATTTGAGAAGTTTGGATCATCTGGACTAGAACCGCGACCTAAAGGAAGACTACCGATGGCATATAAGGAGAATCCAGCAAACAAGCGAAAACCGAGAAAATCGGATAGGCCACTTACCCGTGAGGAAGAGCTTTTACGGGAAAATGAATATTTACGTGCAGAGAATGCCCTGCTAAAAAAGCTCCAGGCCTTAGTTCAAGCCGAAAACAAGCGCAAGCCATAA
- a CDS encoding IS3 family transposase gives MELRHQFDLDTLLNCISMARSTFYYYSKKASLPDKYEQVKIQINKVYHAHKGRFGYRRITLQLKRVGMAINHKTVFRLMGEMRLKSLIRIKKYRSYRGKLGKIAPNILNRNFKANQPMQKWATDVTEFKVKGKKLYLSPIIDLFNQEIISYELTDRPVFKGVLDMLKKVLPQARNTSQLVLHSDQGWQYQMPKYQQLLKANGIIQSMSRKGNCLDNAIIENFFGTLKSELFYLNEYESTDQLKKDINDYIWYYNKERIKLNLNGMSPMEYRAHYNKSNN, from the coding sequence ATGGAACTAAGGCATCAGTTCGACCTGGATACCCTGTTGAATTGTATTAGCATGGCAAGAAGTACATTTTATTATTATTCTAAGAAGGCCAGTTTGCCTGATAAATACGAACAGGTCAAGATCCAGATCAACAAGGTCTATCATGCCCATAAAGGTCGCTTCGGCTATCGGCGCATTACCTTGCAACTGAAACGGGTCGGAATGGCTATTAACCATAAGACTGTATTTAGATTGATGGGAGAAATGAGGTTGAAGAGCCTGATCAGGATAAAAAAATACAGGTCTTATAGGGGCAAGCTAGGGAAAATAGCTCCAAATATCCTTAATAGGAATTTCAAGGCTAACCAACCTATGCAAAAATGGGCCACAGATGTTACAGAATTCAAAGTCAAGGGAAAGAAATTGTACCTCTCTCCAATAATAGACCTGTTCAATCAGGAGATTATCAGCTATGAACTCACTGACAGGCCGGTTTTCAAGGGAGTATTGGACATGCTCAAAAAAGTATTACCACAAGCTAGGAATACTTCTCAGTTAGTCTTGCATTCTGACCAGGGATGGCAATACCAGATGCCAAAGTATCAGCAACTGCTAAAAGCAAATGGGATTATCCAAAGTATGTCCAGAAAAGGTAATTGCTTAGATAATGCTATAATTGAAAACTTTTTCGGAACCTTAAAATCGGAACTCTTCTACTTAAATGAATATGAATCGACAGATCAGCTCAAAAAAGATATAAATGACTATATCTGGTACTACAACAAGGAACGAATAAAATTGAACTTAAACGGAATGAGCCCGATGGAATATCGGGCTCATTATAACAAATCTAATAACTAA
- a CDS encoding SPFH domain-containing protein produces the protein MNYAMYIFFFFVLIVLFSSFVTVKQGTIAVVTVFGKYRRQLRPGLNFKIPLIEVIHSRISIQNRSVELSFQAVTQDQANVYFKAMLLYSVLNHDEETIKNVAFKFVDATNLMQALIRTIEGSIRAYVATQKQANVLAQRNEIVMHVKEQIDIVLESWGYHLQDLQLNDITFDDEIMRSMSRVVASNNLKAAAENEGQALLITKTKGAEADGNAIKIAAAAEREAAQLRGQGIALFRAEVAHGMTKAAQEMEQANLDISVILFTMWTESIKHFAENSDGNVIFLDGSTDGMNKTMKEMMAMQVQKPKN, from the coding sequence ATGAATTACGCCATGTACATTTTTTTCTTCTTTGTCCTGATCGTGCTCTTTAGCTCTTTTGTAACGGTAAAGCAAGGTACAATTGCAGTTGTTACGGTCTTTGGAAAGTATAGACGCCAGTTAAGACCAGGACTGAATTTTAAAATTCCGCTTATTGAGGTTATCCATTCCAGGATCTCTATACAGAACCGTTCAGTGGAGTTATCTTTCCAGGCAGTGACGCAAGATCAGGCCAATGTATATTTTAAGGCCATGCTGCTTTATTCGGTATTGAATCACGATGAAGAAACGATTAAGAACGTCGCTTTTAAGTTCGTAGATGCAACCAATCTGATGCAGGCACTGATTCGTACCATTGAAGGTTCGATCAGAGCTTATGTAGCGACTCAAAAACAGGCTAATGTTTTAGCGCAGCGAAATGAAATTGTAATGCATGTAAAGGAACAGATTGATATTGTTTTGGAATCATGGGGTTATCATTTACAGGATCTGCAATTAAATGATATTACTTTCGACGATGAAATTATGCGCTCGATGAGTCGTGTAGTAGCTTCGAATAACCTTAAAGCTGCTGCCGAGAATGAAGGACAAGCTTTATTAATTACAAAAACCAAGGGTGCTGAGGCTGATGGTAATGCCATTAAAATCGCTGCAGCAGCCGAACGTGAGGCTGCGCAATTGCGCGGGCAAGGTATTGCTTTATTCAGGGCTGAAGTTGCTCATGGGATGACTAAAGCAGCACAGGAAATGGAACAGGCCAACCTGGATATCTCCGTGATCCTGTTTACCATGTGGACTGAATCTATCAAGCATTTTGCAGAAAATAGTGATGGTAATGTGATTTTCCTTGATGGTTCTACTGATGGGATGAACAAAACCATGAAAGAAATGATGGCTATGCAAGTACAGAAGCCCAAAAATTAA
- a CDS encoding CapA family protein — MNIKITGFILLAVMTSLILLSCTGNVNMAAEQHTAVQRDTALSSKKDTLTITAVGDMMLGSAYPSKSNLPADDAVGSFKNVASFLKGDIVFGNLEGCFLNSGKSTKCKDTIGNSCFAFRMPERYAGIYKEAGFNLLSVANNHVGDFGWKGRKRSAAILDSLGIKYAGLTSHPYTIFEKDSVKYGFCAFAPNENTVSINQTDSAKQLVAFLKKQVDIVIVSFHGGGEGARFEHVPRANEIFYKENRGNVYAFAHAVIDAGADIVLGQGPHVTRAVEVYKNKFIAYSLGNFCTYGMFSLKGPNGFAPLLQVKINGKGDFLYADVISVKQDKVHRLTLDTAQTAFKKIVSLTAADFPGHRLKFTDQQIRMED; from the coding sequence ATGAACATAAAAATAACCGGCTTTATTCTGCTTGCTGTAATGACCAGCCTGATTTTACTGAGCTGCACAGGAAATGTGAATATGGCTGCTGAACAACACACAGCTGTTCAAAGAGATACGGCTTTAAGCTCAAAAAAGGATACACTGACCATTACCGCAGTTGGCGATATGATGCTGGGCTCTGCTTATCCCTCGAAATCTAATCTGCCTGCAGATGATGCAGTTGGAAGTTTTAAAAATGTAGCTTCTTTTTTAAAGGGAGATATTGTATTCGGGAATCTGGAAGGTTGTTTTCTGAACAGCGGGAAATCCACTAAGTGTAAGGATACCATTGGCAATAGCTGTTTTGCTTTCAGAATGCCGGAACGTTATGCAGGAATTTATAAGGAAGCGGGCTTTAATTTACTCAGTGTGGCTAATAACCATGTAGGGGATTTTGGCTGGAAAGGAAGAAAACGCAGTGCTGCAATTCTGGATTCACTGGGAATTAAGTATGCGGGCTTAACTTCTCATCCGTATACAATTTTTGAAAAGGACAGTGTTAAATATGGTTTCTGTGCTTTTGCGCCTAATGAAAATACAGTATCTATCAATCAGACAGATAGCGCAAAACAATTGGTTGCTTTCCTCAAGAAACAGGTCGATATTGTAATTGTTTCTTTCCATGGTGGTGGCGAAGGTGCAAGATTTGAACATGTACCAAGAGCAAATGAGATCTTTTACAAGGAAAACCGGGGAAATGTTTATGCGTTCGCACATGCCGTAATTGATGCCGGTGCCGATATTGTACTGGGACAAGGGCCTCATGTTACACGCGCAGTTGAGGTTTACAAAAATAAGTTTATTGCCTATAGTCTTGGAAACTTCTGTACTTATGGAATGTTCAGTTTAAAAGGCCCCAATGGATTTGCTCCGCTTTTACAGGTTAAGATCAATGGCAAGGGAGACTTTCTATATGCTGATGTAATTTCTGTAAAACAGGACAAAGTTCACCGTCTTACTTTAGATACAGCACAAACTGCTTTTAAGAAAATTGTTTCTTTAACAGCTGCTGATTTCCCTGGCCATCGTCTGAAGTTTACTGACCAGCAGATCCGGATGGAGGACTAA
- a CDS encoding C40 family peptidase yields MIKKFLFSALIALCSVTALNAQTKTKETNKLEDPDNLASQYFSQVMGIAVDATSNVKLYKFIYEWIGTPYRFGGNTKKGIDCSAFTKAIYDKVFNTTLLRNSRDIFSMVDPLPKDELKEGDLVFFKIRSTRITHIGIYLGDNRFAHASSSRGVVISNLNEPYYSRFFYKGGRILESAKKDLIEE; encoded by the coding sequence ATGATAAAAAAATTTTTGTTTTCTGCCCTTATTGCTTTGTGCAGCGTGACTGCTTTAAACGCGCAAACTAAAACAAAAGAAACCAACAAATTAGAGGATCCTGATAACTTAGCTTCCCAATATTTCTCCCAGGTTATGGGTATCGCAGTCGACGCGACATCTAACGTTAAGCTCTACAAATTCATTTATGAATGGATAGGAACACCTTACCGGTTTGGAGGAAATACCAAGAAAGGAATTGATTGTTCAGCGTTTACCAAGGCGATTTACGACAAAGTTTTCAACACTACATTGTTAAGAAATTCAAGAGACATCTTCAGCATGGTAGACCCGCTACCTAAAGATGAACTCAAAGAAGGAGACCTGGTATTCTTTAAAATCAGAAGTACAAGAATCACACATATCGGAATTTATTTAGGTGACAACCGCTTTGCTCATGCCTCTTCTTCAAGAGGAGTTGTAATCAGCAATTTAAACGAGCCTTATTATTCACGCTTCTTTTATAAGGGCGGCAGGATTCTTGAATCTGCTAAAAAAGATTTAATCGAAGAATAA
- the pdhA gene encoding pyruvate dehydrogenase (acetyl-transferring) E1 component subunit alpha, which produces MSAVEINKDTYLKWFESMLLMRKFEEKTGQLYGQQKIRGFCHLYIGQEAVVAGAISALQPEDSMITAYRDHAHALAKGVSANSIMAEMYGKATGCSKGKGGSMHMFSKEHNFYGGHGIVGGQIPLGAGIAFAEKYKGTKNVNVCYMGDGAVRQGALNEAFNMAMLWKLPVIFVCENNGYAMGTSVERTTNMLDLYKIGLGFDMPCAPVDGMDPVAVHNAMDEAAQRARNGEGPTFLEMRTYRYRGHSMSDPAKYRTKDELEEYKAKDPIESVRETILNEKYADQAWIEEIEAKVKQIVDESVKFAEESPWPEASELYTDVYVQQDYPYIQD; this is translated from the coding sequence ATGAGTGCAGTAGAAATTAATAAGGATACCTATCTGAAGTGGTTTGAGTCGATGTTACTAATGCGTAAATTCGAAGAGAAAACTGGTCAACTTTACGGACAACAGAAAATCCGTGGTTTTTGTCATCTATACATCGGTCAGGAAGCTGTTGTTGCCGGAGCGATTTCTGCATTACAACCTGAAGATTCTATGATTACCGCTTATCGTGATCACGCTCATGCTTTGGCGAAAGGTGTAAGTGCAAACAGTATAATGGCAGAGATGTACGGTAAAGCTACCGGCTGTTCCAAAGGTAAAGGTGGTTCAATGCACATGTTTAGCAAAGAACATAATTTTTATGGTGGTCACGGAATCGTGGGTGGTCAGATTCCATTAGGTGCAGGTATTGCATTTGCTGAAAAATATAAAGGGACTAAAAATGTTAACGTTTGCTATATGGGTGATGGTGCTGTTCGTCAGGGCGCATTAAATGAAGCCTTCAATATGGCCATGTTATGGAAACTTCCTGTAATCTTTGTTTGTGAGAACAATGGTTATGCAATGGGAACTTCTGTAGAACGTACGACTAACATGTTAGATCTTTACAAAATCGGTTTAGGATTTGATATGCCATGTGCTCCGGTTGACGGAATGGACCCTGTTGCTGTTCACAACGCAATGGATGAAGCAGCTCAGCGTGCACGTAATGGTGAAGGACCAACATTCTTAGAAATGAGAACTTACCGTTACCGTGGACATTCGATGTCTGACCCTGCTAAATATCGTACTAAAGACGAATTAGAAGAATATAAAGCTAAAGATCCGATTGAATCAGTAAGAGAAACTATTCTGAACGAAAAGTATGCTGATCAGGCTTGGATTGAAGAAATTGAAGCTAAAGTGAAACAGATCGTGGATGAGTCTGTGAAATTTGCTGAAGAGTCACCATGGCCTGAAGCATCAGAACTATATACTGATGTTTATGTGCAACAAGACTATCCATATATCCAAGATTAA
- a CDS encoding pyruvate dehydrogenase complex dihydrolipoamide acetyltransferase: protein MAEVVKMPKMSDTMTEGVMAKWHKKVGDKVKSGDVLAEVETDKATMDLESYWDGTILFIGVEEGKAVPVDAVIAVIGKEGEDYKAALDAEGAAAPAKEEKAAEEKPVEEAPKAEAKGAAVTDADLEKQGVTVVRMPLLSDTMTEGVIAEWHKKVGDKIKNDDILADVETDKATMEVMGYADGTLLHIGVEKGAAAKVNGIIAIVGPEGFDISGILNQGDAPAKPAADKPAADQADAPVKEAAVNAPAEAQEETHTADGSRLKASPLAKRIAKEKGIDLAQVAGSADGGRIIKKDIENFKPAAAAAKGTEAVSAPASAEKPAPVLAQYIGEEKYTEKPVSQMRKVIAKRLSESLFTAPHFYLTMSIDMDAAMAARVKMNEFSPVKLSFNDLVIKAVAVALKQHPNVNSSWLGDKIRYNEHVNVGVAIAVEDGLLVPVVRFADGKSLSRISAEVKDFAQRAKAKKLQPSDWEGSTFTVSNLGMFGIDEFTAIINTPDSCILAVGGISQVPVVKNGAVVPGNVMKVTLSCDHRTVDGATGAAFLQTFKALLEEPVRLLV from the coding sequence ATGGCTGAAGTAGTTAAGATGCCCAAAATGAGCGACACCATGACCGAAGGGGTAATGGCGAAGTGGCATAAAAAAGTTGGCGATAAAGTTAAAAGTGGAGATGTTCTGGCAGAAGTAGAAACCGATAAGGCGACTATGGATCTGGAATCCTACTGGGATGGCACCATCCTTTTTATTGGTGTAGAAGAAGGTAAAGCTGTTCCTGTTGATGCTGTAATTGCAGTTATTGGTAAAGAAGGCGAAGATTATAAAGCTGCTCTTGACGCAGAAGGTGCTGCTGCACCGGCAAAAGAGGAAAAAGCTGCTGAAGAAAAACCTGTTGAAGAAGCTCCGAAAGCTGAAGCAAAAGGTGCTGCGGTAACTGATGCTGATCTGGAAAAACAAGGAGTAACGGTAGTACGTATGCCATTGTTAAGCGATACCATGACTGAAGGCGTAATTGCTGAATGGCATAAAAAAGTAGGTGATAAAATTAAAAATGATGATATCCTTGCTGATGTAGAAACCGATAAGGCGACTATGGAAGTAATGGGTTATGCAGATGGAACTTTATTACATATTGGGGTAGAAAAAGGTGCTGCTGCGAAAGTAAACGGTATCATTGCGATCGTAGGTCCTGAAGGATTTGATATCAGCGGTATCTTAAACCAGGGTGATGCTCCGGCAAAACCAGCTGCAGATAAACCAGCTGCTGATCAGGCAGATGCTCCTGTTAAAGAAGCTGCTGTTAATGCTCCGGCAGAAGCACAGGAAGAAACACATACAGCTGATGGTTCACGCCTGAAAGCTTCTCCTTTAGCTAAAAGAATTGCAAAAGAAAAAGGTATAGATCTTGCACAGGTTGCAGGTAGTGCTGATGGTGGCCGTATCATTAAAAAAGATATTGAAAACTTCAAGCCTGCTGCTGCGGCTGCAAAAGGTACAGAAGCTGTTTCAGCTCCTGCATCTGCTGAGAAACCGGCACCAGTTCTTGCGCAGTATATCGGCGAAGAAAAATATACAGAGAAACCAGTTTCTCAAATGCGTAAAGTAATCGCGAAAAGATTATCTGAAAGCTTATTCACTGCACCGCACTTCTATCTTACGATGAGTATTGATATGGATGCTGCGATGGCTGCACGTGTAAAGATGAATGAATTCTCTCCGGTTAAACTTTCATTCAATGATTTAGTGATCAAAGCGGTAGCTGTTGCCTTAAAACAACATCCAAACGTAAACTCTTCATGGTTAGGAGATAAAATCCGTTACAATGAGCATGTTAACGTAGGTGTAGCTATTGCTGTTGAAGACGGATTATTAGTTCCTGTAGTACGTTTTGCTGATGGAAAATCACTATCACGTATCTCAGCTGAAGTTAAAGATTTCGCACAACGTGCAAAAGCTAAAAAACTTCAGCCTTCGGACTGGGAAGGTTCAACTTTCACCGTATCTAACTTAGGTATGTTCGGTATTGATGAATTTACAGCGATTATTAATACACCTGATTCTTGTATTCTTGCAGTAGGCGGAATTTCACAAGTACCAGTAGTTAAAAATGGTGCTGTTGTTCCTGGAAATGTAATGAAAGTTACTTTGAGCTGTGATCACCGTACGGTAGATGGCGCTACAGGTGCTGCATTCCTGCAAACATTCAAAGCATTATTAGAAGAACCAGTAAGATTATTAGTTTAA
- the hisS gene encoding histidine--tRNA ligase: MSNIKPSLAKGTRDFSPQEMVKRNYIFDTIKKVFRKYGYAEIQTPSMENLSTLTGKYGDEGDKLIFKILNSGDYLSKANAAHLSTLNSNALISSISEKALRYDLTVPFARYVVMHQNDIALPFKRFQVQPVWRADRPQKGRYREFYQCDVDVVGSESLLNEAEFVLIYQEALCNLGMTDFTIKLNNRKILSGIAEIIGKPELIIDMTVAIDKLDKIGFEGVTKELLERGFTEDDITRLKPVILLEGTNAEKLDRLKEVLATSEVGLKGIAEIETVFTYVQGLLKNSDLKQPDLELDITLARGLNYYTGCIFEVKTNEAAMGSICGGGRYDDLTGMFGLKGLTGVGISFGADRIYDVLQELNLFPESAAAGTKVLISNFDAASELYALPLLQQLRAADIAAELYPSSAKLKKQMSYADAKSIPYVILIGSDELQSGILTFKNMHTGEQQKITAAAIIELLKAEILAS, from the coding sequence ATGTCAAACATTAAGCCGTCTTTAGCAAAAGGAACCCGTGATTTTTCACCTCAGGAAATGGTGAAACGTAATTACATATTCGATACTATCAAAAAGGTATTCAGGAAATATGGTTATGCTGAAATACAGACTCCTTCAATGGAAAACCTTTCTACCCTGACTGGTAAATACGGTGATGAAGGCGATAAATTAATTTTTAAGATCCTGAACTCAGGAGATTACCTTTCTAAAGCAAATGCAGCTCATTTAAGCACTTTAAATTCTAATGCACTGATTTCATCGATTAGTGAGAAAGCATTACGTTACGACCTGACTGTACCTTTTGCACGCTACGTGGTGATGCACCAGAATGATATAGCTCTTCCTTTCAAACGTTTCCAGGTCCAGCCTGTATGGAGAGCTGACAGACCTCAAAAAGGGCGTTACCGTGAATTTTATCAGTGTGATGTAGATGTTGTTGGTTCAGAAAGCCTGTTGAACGAAGCAGAATTTGTGCTGATCTACCAGGAAGCCCTTTGTAACCTGGGAATGACTGACTTTACCATTAAATTGAATAACCGTAAAATCCTTTCGGGAATTGCTGAAATCATCGGTAAACCTGAACTGATTATCGACATGACCGTTGCCATTGATAAACTGGATAAGATCGGTTTTGAAGGGGTAACTAAAGAACTGCTGGAAAGAGGCTTTACCGAAGATGATATTACCCGGTTAAAACCAGTAATCCTTTTAGAAGGAACCAATGCAGAAAAACTAGACCGTTTAAAAGAGGTGCTCGCAACTTCAGAAGTTGGATTAAAAGGAATAGCTGAAATCGAAACCGTATTTACTTATGTACAGGGACTGTTGAAAAACAGCGATCTGAAACAGCCGGATTTGGAACTGGATATTACGCTGGCCCGTGGCCTGAATTACTATACCGGCTGTATCTTCGAGGTGAAAACCAATGAAGCAGCAATGGGCAGCATTTGTGGGGGTGGCCGTTATGATGACCTGACTGGAATGTTTGGATTAAAAGGACTGACAGGAGTAGGTATCTCTTTCGGAGCTGACCGTATCTATGACGTATTGCAAGAATTAAACCTGTTTCCGGAATCTGCTGCTGCCGGAACAAAAGTACTGATCAGTAATTTTGATGCAGCATCAGAACTTTACGCTTTACCTTTATTACAACAATTAAGAGCTGCAGATATCGCTGCAGAACTTTATCCATCTTCGGCAAAACTTAAAAAGCAAATGAGTTATGCAGATGCCAAATCAATTCCTTATGTGATCCTGATCGGAAGCGATGAATTGCAAAGCGGTATATTGACTTTTAAAAATATGCATACAGGCGAACAGCAGAAAATCACTGCTGCTGCCATTATAGAGCTACTTAAAGCAGAAATATTAGCCAGTTAA